The proteins below come from a single Mauremys reevesii isolate NIE-2019 linkage group 6, ASM1616193v1, whole genome shotgun sequence genomic window:
- the LOC120407278 gene encoding interferon beta-2-like has protein sequence MTSRCLLHVCLILLFSTEIPSRLCTMLHFQQNKVNKERLELLKKMSGNVPSQCIHERAAFKPAQEVSQLPLFHKENAKVAIQEILQEIFNIFSKNLTQSTWDGTSIVRFQNGLYQQIQRLEACLRAQLEKDLPNSESEDLQHTSQRMKQFF, from the coding sequence ATGACCTCCAGGTGTTTGCTGCATGTTTGCCTCATACTGCTCTTCTCCACTGAAATCCCATCTCGGCTCTGTACCATGCTTCACTTCCAGCAGAACAAAGTGAACAAAGAGAGGTTGGAGCTTCTGAAGAAAATGAGCGGAAATGTCCCCTCACAATGCATACATGAAAGGGCAGCTTTCAAGCCCGCCCAGGAAGTTTCCCAACTCCCACTGTTCCACAAGGAGAATGCCAAGGTGGCAATCCAAGAGATCCTCCAAGAGATCTTCAACATCTTTAGCAAAAACCTCACCCAAAGTACCTGGGATGGGACTTCTATAGTCAGGTTCCAAAATGGACTTTACCAGCAAATTCAGCGGCTGGAGGCATGTTTGAGAGCACAGCTGGAGAAGGACTTACCCAACTCAGAAAGTGAGGACCTCCAGCACACCAGTCAGAGAATGAAACAATTCTTTTAG